The Ooceraea biroi isolate clonal line C1 chromosome 1, Obir_v5.4, whole genome shotgun sequence genome has a window encoding:
- the LOC105274903 gene encoding GTPase-activating Rap/Ran-GAP domain-like protein 3 isoform X1, translating to MLCLDIKLVSRLRGVSSSSGTGSSASPTHSAASAANSAAAAGASSGEKSKCRKAKRETGDASAATISDSEEEPLRAPYASVQEMIRRNRSRSVCVAALLPSSQHLRQLHRRASHHVSTTDAVSRRGVLSRRCYGSVEMLPQIEQDGTENGRRFRVENGDSLGEKEEMFGSPSTPILENPEYQTRWYFKYFLGKLHQNYIASDQERNPLFLSVVTSEVGDQCVPHYRVILWRRTGAQKISLPYSANKTITIRQILSNYYGLEKLDKAPREVFTPELQKDLLLLEEQEGSVNFKFGIIYAKEGQTTDDEMLSNERGSPDFERFLEILGERIRLKGWDKYRGGLDVKGDMTGKESYYTVYAGHEVMYHVSTMLPYSKDNPQQLERKRHIGNDIVNIIYTDDPSAVDTFNPNCIRSQFTHVFAVVTTEASGNGWRVAIYCDENVPLYGPSLPCPPVFEDPYNLREFLLVKLINGEKATFDTPTFSRKRERTLDALLRDMYQEHSQDSKSNSMLNRRALSDVVEAPGRRREETRAVEMVRVGQALKLEAIMRGLAPTSLATVGPLKPRPWEPRCIYPDFPHEVVCGDVWVENRLVLATENGTFLIQDGVSHRLIFDESVQIKQLDVVEQHGILLFRASDKGKENSVYVFRLREFEIDPSARCAELFNNRELDEREKEEEDDDEEAEDEADERNDENGEDDDADECDNFTRATAKFQPVRRTRSRVRVRAPAVRSRAHIKERKLRRTRGSHLYSITRPGGSHLRMCVVVGRRLTVLQWKHNAAWTIWCSSADTDTVEGFLLLKEFTASETPTLVTMIESADPLNEWTLCCGARHHFELITASGASKIVHMEATPKPHLVAALDLREDEEPELLLCYNNICHFQKLVEENTAPTEFDFNWNSIPTAVACAFPYVVAFTNDTMEIRLIINGNLVHTIAMPNLSLITSKRDIFFATTAPEFLPGRCERIRLDSKPLEKEEMPCSPPPQSSSSRSSFQNQDWKPIRIYRIPLQTLSRNTAPICNQRRCPSPVEPEIVSAPPTSSDRTFLNVEPHRTLSRSCSSSPTPTPTTNSPSPPCRK from the exons ATGCTCTGCCTGGACATCAAACTGGTCTCGCGACTGCGAGGGGTCTCCTCCTCGTCGGGCACCGGATCGTCCGCGTCACCGACGCACTCGGCCGCGAGTGCGGCCAATTCCGCGGCCGCGGCCGGCGCGAGTTCCGGGGAGAAGAGCAAGTGCCGCAAAGCGAAGCGTGAAACTGGCGACGCGAGTGCGGCGACGATCAGCGACAGCGAGGAGGAACCGCTGCGAGCTCCTTACGCGAGCGTCCAGGAAATGATCCGCAGGAACCGATCCAGATCCGTGTGCGTGGCAGCGCTCCTGCCGTCCTCGCAGCATCTTCGGCAACTACACCGGCGCGCCAGTCATCACGT ATCCACGACAGATGCGGTATCGAGACGAGGAGTCCTGTCGAGGCGATGCTACGGCAGCGTCGAAATG ctGCCGCAGATCGAGCAGGACGGTACCGAGAATGGCAGAAGATTCCGCGTGGAGAACGGGGACTCCCTGGGGGAGAAAGAAGAG ATGTTCGGCTCGCCGAGTACGCCGATACTGGAGAATCCGGAGTACCAGACGCGTTGGTACTTCAAGTACTTTCTGGGCAAAC TGCATCAAAACTATATTGCCTCCGATCAAGAGAGAAatcctctctttctgtcgGTGGTCACGAGCGAGGTCGGCGATCAATGCGTGCCGCACTATCGAGTGATTTTGTGGAGGCGTACC GGCGCGCAGAAGATATCGCTGCCGTACTCGGCGAACAAGACAATAACCATCAGACAAATCCTCAG CAACTACTACGGTCTCGAGAAGCTCGACAAAGCGCCGCGAGAAGTTTTCACGCCCGAATTGCAAAAG GATCTATTACTGCTGGAGGAGCAGGAAGGCTCGGTGAACTTCAAGTTCGGCATCATCTACGCGAAAGAAGGTCAAACCACCGACGACGAGATGTTGTCAAACG AAAGAGGTAGCCCGGACTTCGAGAGGTTTCTGGAGATCTTGGGCGAGAGGATACGGCTCAAAGGGTGGGACAAATACCGAGGTGGCCTGGATGTGAAAG GAGACATGACGGGCAAGGAAAGCTACTACACGGTTTATGCAGGTCACGAAGTTATGTATCACGTTAGTACGATGTTGCCGTATTCGAAGGACAATCCACAGCAGCTGGAGAGGAAGAGGCATATCGGCAACGATATTGTTAACATCATTTACACGGATGATCCGTCGGCCGTGGATACTTTCAATCCAAACTGCATAAGGAGCCAGTTTACCC ACGTGTTCGCGGTGGTGACGACCGAAGCGAGCGGCAACGGGTGGCGGGTCGCTATTTATTGCGACGAGAATGTACCCCTGTACGGGCCGAGCCTACCCTGCCCTCCGGTTTTCGAGGACCCATATAATCTCCGAGAATTCCTCCTCGTTAAACTGATCAACGGCGAGAAAGCCACTTTCGACACGCCGACGTTCtccagaaagagagagaggacccTCGACGCCCTGTTGCGAGACATGTACCAGGAACACTCGCAGGACAGCAAGAGCAAC AGCATGCTGAACCGCCGAGCGCTCTCGGACGTCGTGGAGGCGCcgggacgacgacgagaggAAACACGCGCCGTGGAGATGGTGCGGGTCGGACAGGCTTTGAAGCTGGAGGCCATCATGCGGGGTCTCGCACCCACCTCTCTCGCCACGGTCGGGCCCCTCAAGCCCAGGCCATGGGAACCGAGGTGCATCTATCCCGACTTCCCGCACGAGGTCGTCTGCGGTGACGTCTGGGTGGAGAACAGATTGGTCCTCGCCACGGAGAACGGCACCTTCCTCATCCAAG ACGGAGTGTCGCACCGACTGATCTTCGACGAGTCCGTGCAGATAAAGCAGCTGGACGTGGTCGAGCAGCACGGCATCCTGCtgtttcgcgcgagcgacaAAGGCAAGGAGAACAGCGTGTACGTGTTCCGGCTGCGCGAGTTTGAGATCGACCCGTCCGCGAGGTGCGCCGAGCTGTTCAACAATCGCGAGCTCGACGAgcgggagaaggaggaggaagacgacgacgaggaagcCGAGGACGAGGCCGACGAGCGCAATGACGAGAACGGCGAGGACGATGACGCTGACGAATGCGACAACTTCACCCGCGCCACCGCCAAGTTCCAGCCAGTGAGACGAACGCGGTCGCGAGTGCGCGTCCGCGCGCCCGCCGTGCGCAGCCGGGCGCACATCAAAGAGCGGAAGCTGCGGCGCACCAGAGGATCCCACTTGTATAGCATCACCAGGCCGGGCGGCTCGCACCTACGCATG TGTGTGGTCGTCGGTCGCCGGCTGACGGTCCTTCAGTGGAAGCACAATGCGGCGTGGACCATCTGGTGCTCCTCGGCCGACACCGACACTGTCGAAGGCTTCCTGCTGCTGAAGGAGTTCACCGCGAGCGAGACTCCCACACTGGTGACAATGATCGAGAGCGCCGATCCGTTGAACGAATGGACCCTCTGCTGCGGCGCCCGTCATCACTTCGAGCTGATTACCGCTTCCGGAGCCTCGAAGATCGTGCACATGGAAGCGACTCCTAAACCACACCTGGTGGCGGCATTGGACCTCCGCGAGGACGAGGAACCCGAGCTGTTGCTTTGTTACAACA ATATATGTCACTTTCAAAAGTTGGTGGAGGAGAACACTGCGCCGACCGAGTTCGACTTCAATTGGAATTCGATACCGACAGCCGTAG CCTGTGCCTTCCCTTACGTAGTCGCCTTCACCAACGACACGATGGAGATCCGGCTGATAATAAACGGCAACCTGGTCCACACGATTGCCATGCCCAATCTCAGCCTGATCACGTCGAAGCGCGACATCTTCTTCGCGACGACCGCGCCGGAATTCCTGCCAGGGAGATGCGAGCGGATCCGGCTCGACTCGAAGCCCCTCGAGAAGGAGGAAATGCCCTGCAGTCCTCCGCCGCAGTCTTCGTCCTCCCGATCGAGTTTTCAGA ACCAGGACTGGAAGCCGATCAGGATCTACCGGATACCGCTGCAGACGCTGTCGAGGAACACGGCGCCCATCTGCAACCAGAGGAGGTGCCCGAGCCCGGTGGAACCGGAAATCGTGTCCGCGCCGCCGACTAGCAGCGACCGGACCTTCCTGAACGTCGAGCCGCATCGCACCCTGAGCAGGTCCTGCAGCAGCAGCCCTACGCCCACGCCGACCACGAACTCACCGTCGCCGCCGTGCAGGAAATAG
- the LOC105274903 gene encoding GTPase-activating Rap/Ran-GAP domain-like protein 3 isoform X2 — protein sequence MSSLRRTINQSTRENTSMRRHALSGPTTKSLKNVAHANAVPASPLRHRSKYELRSISLEGNKVLPWTTRSTTDAVSRRGVLSRRCYGSVEMLPQIEQDGTENGRRFRVENGDSLGEKEEMFGSPSTPILENPEYQTRWYFKYFLGKLHQNYIASDQERNPLFLSVVTSEVGDQCVPHYRVILWRRTGAQKISLPYSANKTITIRQILSNYYGLEKLDKAPREVFTPELQKDLLLLEEQEGSVNFKFGIIYAKEGQTTDDEMLSNERGSPDFERFLEILGERIRLKGWDKYRGGLDVKGDMTGKESYYTVYAGHEVMYHVSTMLPYSKDNPQQLERKRHIGNDIVNIIYTDDPSAVDTFNPNCIRSQFTHVFAVVTTEASGNGWRVAIYCDENVPLYGPSLPCPPVFEDPYNLREFLLVKLINGEKATFDTPTFSRKRERTLDALLRDMYQEHSQDSKSNSMLNRRALSDVVEAPGRRREETRAVEMVRVGQALKLEAIMRGLAPTSLATVGPLKPRPWEPRCIYPDFPHEVVCGDVWVENRLVLATENGTFLIQDGVSHRLIFDESVQIKQLDVVEQHGILLFRASDKGKENSVYVFRLREFEIDPSARCAELFNNRELDEREKEEEDDDEEAEDEADERNDENGEDDDADECDNFTRATAKFQPVRRTRSRVRVRAPAVRSRAHIKERKLRRTRGSHLYSITRPGGSHLRMCVVVGRRLTVLQWKHNAAWTIWCSSADTDTVEGFLLLKEFTASETPTLVTMIESADPLNEWTLCCGARHHFELITASGASKIVHMEATPKPHLVAALDLREDEEPELLLCYNNICHFQKLVEENTAPTEFDFNWNSIPTAVACAFPYVVAFTNDTMEIRLIINGNLVHTIAMPNLSLITSKRDIFFATTAPEFLPGRCERIRLDSKPLEKEEMPCSPPPQSSSSRSSFQNQDWKPIRIYRIPLQTLSRNTAPICNQRRCPSPVEPEIVSAPPTSSDRTFLNVEPHRTLSRSCSSSPTPTPTTNSPSPPCRK from the exons ATCCACGACAGATGCGGTATCGAGACGAGGAGTCCTGTCGAGGCGATGCTACGGCAGCGTCGAAATG ctGCCGCAGATCGAGCAGGACGGTACCGAGAATGGCAGAAGATTCCGCGTGGAGAACGGGGACTCCCTGGGGGAGAAAGAAGAG ATGTTCGGCTCGCCGAGTACGCCGATACTGGAGAATCCGGAGTACCAGACGCGTTGGTACTTCAAGTACTTTCTGGGCAAAC TGCATCAAAACTATATTGCCTCCGATCAAGAGAGAAatcctctctttctgtcgGTGGTCACGAGCGAGGTCGGCGATCAATGCGTGCCGCACTATCGAGTGATTTTGTGGAGGCGTACC GGCGCGCAGAAGATATCGCTGCCGTACTCGGCGAACAAGACAATAACCATCAGACAAATCCTCAG CAACTACTACGGTCTCGAGAAGCTCGACAAAGCGCCGCGAGAAGTTTTCACGCCCGAATTGCAAAAG GATCTATTACTGCTGGAGGAGCAGGAAGGCTCGGTGAACTTCAAGTTCGGCATCATCTACGCGAAAGAAGGTCAAACCACCGACGACGAGATGTTGTCAAACG AAAGAGGTAGCCCGGACTTCGAGAGGTTTCTGGAGATCTTGGGCGAGAGGATACGGCTCAAAGGGTGGGACAAATACCGAGGTGGCCTGGATGTGAAAG GAGACATGACGGGCAAGGAAAGCTACTACACGGTTTATGCAGGTCACGAAGTTATGTATCACGTTAGTACGATGTTGCCGTATTCGAAGGACAATCCACAGCAGCTGGAGAGGAAGAGGCATATCGGCAACGATATTGTTAACATCATTTACACGGATGATCCGTCGGCCGTGGATACTTTCAATCCAAACTGCATAAGGAGCCAGTTTACCC ACGTGTTCGCGGTGGTGACGACCGAAGCGAGCGGCAACGGGTGGCGGGTCGCTATTTATTGCGACGAGAATGTACCCCTGTACGGGCCGAGCCTACCCTGCCCTCCGGTTTTCGAGGACCCATATAATCTCCGAGAATTCCTCCTCGTTAAACTGATCAACGGCGAGAAAGCCACTTTCGACACGCCGACGTTCtccagaaagagagagaggacccTCGACGCCCTGTTGCGAGACATGTACCAGGAACACTCGCAGGACAGCAAGAGCAAC AGCATGCTGAACCGCCGAGCGCTCTCGGACGTCGTGGAGGCGCcgggacgacgacgagaggAAACACGCGCCGTGGAGATGGTGCGGGTCGGACAGGCTTTGAAGCTGGAGGCCATCATGCGGGGTCTCGCACCCACCTCTCTCGCCACGGTCGGGCCCCTCAAGCCCAGGCCATGGGAACCGAGGTGCATCTATCCCGACTTCCCGCACGAGGTCGTCTGCGGTGACGTCTGGGTGGAGAACAGATTGGTCCTCGCCACGGAGAACGGCACCTTCCTCATCCAAG ACGGAGTGTCGCACCGACTGATCTTCGACGAGTCCGTGCAGATAAAGCAGCTGGACGTGGTCGAGCAGCACGGCATCCTGCtgtttcgcgcgagcgacaAAGGCAAGGAGAACAGCGTGTACGTGTTCCGGCTGCGCGAGTTTGAGATCGACCCGTCCGCGAGGTGCGCCGAGCTGTTCAACAATCGCGAGCTCGACGAgcgggagaaggaggaggaagacgacgacgaggaagcCGAGGACGAGGCCGACGAGCGCAATGACGAGAACGGCGAGGACGATGACGCTGACGAATGCGACAACTTCACCCGCGCCACCGCCAAGTTCCAGCCAGTGAGACGAACGCGGTCGCGAGTGCGCGTCCGCGCGCCCGCCGTGCGCAGCCGGGCGCACATCAAAGAGCGGAAGCTGCGGCGCACCAGAGGATCCCACTTGTATAGCATCACCAGGCCGGGCGGCTCGCACCTACGCATG TGTGTGGTCGTCGGTCGCCGGCTGACGGTCCTTCAGTGGAAGCACAATGCGGCGTGGACCATCTGGTGCTCCTCGGCCGACACCGACACTGTCGAAGGCTTCCTGCTGCTGAAGGAGTTCACCGCGAGCGAGACTCCCACACTGGTGACAATGATCGAGAGCGCCGATCCGTTGAACGAATGGACCCTCTGCTGCGGCGCCCGTCATCACTTCGAGCTGATTACCGCTTCCGGAGCCTCGAAGATCGTGCACATGGAAGCGACTCCTAAACCACACCTGGTGGCGGCATTGGACCTCCGCGAGGACGAGGAACCCGAGCTGTTGCTTTGTTACAACA ATATATGTCACTTTCAAAAGTTGGTGGAGGAGAACACTGCGCCGACCGAGTTCGACTTCAATTGGAATTCGATACCGACAGCCGTAG CCTGTGCCTTCCCTTACGTAGTCGCCTTCACCAACGACACGATGGAGATCCGGCTGATAATAAACGGCAACCTGGTCCACACGATTGCCATGCCCAATCTCAGCCTGATCACGTCGAAGCGCGACATCTTCTTCGCGACGACCGCGCCGGAATTCCTGCCAGGGAGATGCGAGCGGATCCGGCTCGACTCGAAGCCCCTCGAGAAGGAGGAAATGCCCTGCAGTCCTCCGCCGCAGTCTTCGTCCTCCCGATCGAGTTTTCAGA ACCAGGACTGGAAGCCGATCAGGATCTACCGGATACCGCTGCAGACGCTGTCGAGGAACACGGCGCCCATCTGCAACCAGAGGAGGTGCCCGAGCCCGGTGGAACCGGAAATCGTGTCCGCGCCGCCGACTAGCAGCGACCGGACCTTCCTGAACGTCGAGCCGCATCGCACCCTGAGCAGGTCCTGCAGCAGCAGCCCTACGCCCACGCCGACCACGAACTCACCGTCGCCGCCGTGCAGGAAATAG